The sequence cccaagtttCTCTTAGAACATCCAAAACCCCGCGGGGCTGGCGTCcatagagaagctcgaagggggaaaaccccgtggaggcttgcgggacctctcgcacagcgaacaacaggggttctaaccatttatcccaatttttggcgtcctcctgaacgaatttacgaatcatggttttaagcgtgcgattaaaacgttcgaccagcccgtccgtttgtgggtgaaagacgctggtacggatcgttttaatgcccaataattcatAAAGTTCGCGTAACGTACGTGACGTAACGTAACGTACGgctgctcaacgctgctgcctgccagctgtctgatctacgctcggagcttcgtggagattatcctaaatccttctctttattcctattcgcataatataactttcttatttttcacctgattacttaacctattgcatagtattactaaacggaacgatttattactagcaatccaccagcgtaatcacctagtgttagccatagcctgctagctaccgtctactttctttttttcctctaaacctaccttccttgtcgattgaatggcggatttatccgatgtatgttattctgatctgtcctcgccagatcgggaagctgtggagacgttgctgcccggcattcatcgatccaccgcgaggtacagcgtcccgcacatcaccctcgccccaggcaccggcaagcgaccgagacatccagccagcgagtcccgtgtgcgttgcagtttttcggacggcgttcatcaaacacacggtcagtcatgtccgacgattatcatgtgtagtaaatgcaacatgtacagcttagctctttctgtcagcagtgagacttacacatgtgataaatgcagggatattgtcaggctgacagagagaatctcagaattagagacacgcatccaaactttaattgaggatagtgagaatgaaagggccttagatactgctttggatgcgactagcctagtaaacactacacattcggttccggttgtagaagccacgcagcaggctaactgggtgactgtgaggcggcataatggcaagaacaaacaccactcttccgttccgattagaacatcaaacaggttctccccactcagtgacgcacccactgagaatcctgttgaaagtgccctagtaattggcgattctattacacggaacgtgaaaatagagacaccagccaccatagtcacatgtttgccgggggccagagcacctgacatcaaagcaaatttaaaagtgctggctaatgctaaacgtaaatattctaaaatcattatccacgtcggcacaaatgatgttcgacttcgccagtcggagatcactaaaattaacattaaagaggtgtgtgaactcgcaaattcaatgtcagcaaaagtaatttgttctggccctcttcctgttcgtcggagtgatgagatagttagcaggttatcatcactcaatggctggctgtctaagtggtgtgcgcagaataatataggtttcatagacaattggaaaagcttttggggcagacctgatctgttgaaaagagatggtattcatccctcccgggatggtgctgctcttctctctagaaatttggcaaatagtcttagagctgaaacatgacaaaccagggcccagatcaggacgcagacaaactggctaaaccgaccgtctgctagccgcctcacgtcacataactcagataattcacagcacatagaaacactttcacctagatattatcacatagagactgtgtctgtacctcgaactagtaaatacaaaaaacttccaaaaccttttaagggtaaaaatttaattgatgttcaaaaaatgaaaatcacagataaatcagataaacaaatgataaagcttgggttactgaatattagatctatttcttcaaaagcacttattgtaaatgaaattatcacagacaataaactagacttgctgtgtttgacagaaacctggctaaaaccagacgattacattactttaaatgaatctagtcctcaaggttatgattatcgacacaatcctcgacagaaaggcaaagggggaggtgttgctgtaatttatagtaatatattcagaatcattcaaaagaatttcaaatataattcctttgaagtgatggtgctttatgtaacattatgtaagttgacatttgtgctggctactgtatacaggccaccagggcaccatactgactttatcaaagaatttgctgagtttctatcagagttagtactggctgcggataaagtccttgttgttggtgattttaatatccatgtagataataataaagacgcatttggattggcatttgcagatatcttaaactctattggagttaaacaacacgtgtcaggacccactcattgtcgtaatcataccctagatctaatactgtcgcatggaatagatattgatgctgttgaaattctacagcagagcgatgatatatcagatcattatttagtctcgtgtataatacaattagccaaggctacaaaaccaccacccagccataaatattgtagaaaaatcacgtctgccactaaagattgctttataaataatctccccgagcagtttcatcgccttagtatacctgacaacatagaagaactcgatgctgcaacagaaactattggctctctcttttccagcacattagatgcggtcgctcctttacgtctaaagaagattaaggaaactaatccaacgccgtggtatgatgagcacactcgggctctaaaacgagctgttagaaaagctgaacgtagttggaagaaaacaaaactagaagtttttcgcctttcgtggaaagaaaaaatgattgagtacagaacagccataagaaatgctagatctacttatttttcaaatctcttaatagaaaacaaacataatcctaggtatttatttgacacagtggctaaattaactagaaacagagattcaactgctgacgtttccatagagcacagcagtaatgactttatgaacttctttacttgcaagattgataatattagagagaaaattataaacatgcaaccgtctacagtttctcttcagacagtgcactgtagtgtccctgaggtaaaactagaatcattcgccgctataggagaggaagaattatctaaacttatcaaatcatcaaaatcaacgacatgtatgttagacccaatgccgaccaaactactgaaagaaatgcttccagaggtcataggtccacttcttgatataattaattcatctttaacactaggacacgtgccaaaaacctttaagcaggctattatcaaacctcttattaaaaaacctcaactagatccgagagatatagtaaattacaggccaatctcgaatctaccttttctgtcaaagatactagaaaaggcagtttcaacacaactgtgttcctttttagaaagaaatggaatctgtgaggatttccagtcaggatttagaccataccatagtactgagactgctctcgttagagttacaaacgatctactcctatcatccgatcgtggctgtatttctctattagtgttattagatctcagtgctgcttttgacactatcgatcataacattcttttaaaaagacttgaaaactatattggcattagtggaattgctttggcatggttcaaatcatacttatctgaccgttatcagtctgtggtagttaatgaagagatgtcgtatcgatcacaggttaaatatggggtaccacaaggctcagtattaggaccgttgcttttcactctgtacatgctgcccttaggagagataattaggaagcatggtgttagttttcactgctacgctgacgatactcagctctatatttcctcgcgccctgacgaaacctacaaattcacaaaactaacagaatgcatagctgacattaaaaactggatgacaagaaatttcttattattaaattcagaaaaaactgatttcctaatctttggaccaaaaacttcctcacgaaaaaaccttgaatactctctaacacttgacgggtgctccattaaaccttcgtcctcagttaggaacctgggtgtgctctttgataccaatctttcatttgaaagtcatgtttctagtatctgtaaaaccgccttcttccatctaaaaaatatatctaaattacgacatatgctctcaatgacaaatgcggaacagttggttcatgcattcatgacctcaagactagattattgtaacgctctactgggtggttgttctgctcggcttttaaacaaactacagttggttcaaaatgcggcagctagagttcttactagaaccagaaagtatgaccatattagcccagttctgtcaacattacattggctccctattaaacatcgtatagattttaaaatcttgctacttacttataaagctctaaatggtttagctccccagtacctaagtgagctcttaatgcattatagtccttcacgtttattgcgatctcagaatttaggccagttgataatacccagaatatcaaaatcaactgaaggcggcagatcattttcctatttagcacctaaactctggaacaatcttcctagcattgttcgggaagcagacacactctgtcagtttaaatctagactaaaaacacatctctttgctcttgcatacacataacacatcatcaatacattaacatttttcaaatccgttaaaggattgttacgctgcaataattaggtcggccggaaccgagaacatttcctataacactagatatacctgtacatcagaacaagaatggcatctacgctaatatctgtctctctgcttatcctgaggtttgccgggtgctggatccaggccgtatccaggtcagatggagaacctgcgtctggacctgactacaacgtagcccaggatccccgtatccgcttgcatatatttatatataatcgatttttaatctctataataaaatgtacaattcagattttgatctccatatacatttacatatatatatcttccaaggggttttttccctcctaggacttttttcccagtgctagcacgctgggtttttctcctagggggttttttccacccctggaagtcagccgacattggcttaatgtagcaccatcttgtatatgttacatattaccacgcttgtttgtacagttttaaccacttccctttttttctgtgcttctaatatgtaaagctgctttgaaacaattaccaattgtaaaagcgctatataaataaatttgacttgacttgacttgacataaacgccgtgccttgatcggtgaggatttcttttggaatccccacccgggagattaaactgaacagtgcgtccgcaacactcttagcagaaatgttgcggagagccactgcttcaggatatcgtgttgcataatccacaatgactaatgcaaagcgatgtccTCTAgatgatcgctctaatggcccgatgaggtccataccaattctctcgaaggggacctgcattaatggaagtgggcgcaaaggcgcttttggggtggccggtggattcaccagctgacattcacgacaagacgcgcaccacctgcgcacattctcatgaatgcccggccaaaaaaatcgggtcatgaggcgatttagtgttgTTGCCTGTCCTAAGTGTCCCGCCAtaggattagaatgagccgcctggaaaagcatttcccggcggctctttggaactaacaactgggttgtatcttcttttgtctgggTATCTTGGGTCACCCGATACAACCTATTTTTCACAACTGCAAAATATGGATAGGTAAGCGcgcgtccaggctggagaggctgaccgtcgATGACTTGGACCTGTTCAAATGCACGTTTCAAcgtctcatcctgagactgctccaggggaaaatcatcgcgcTCCGAGAGAATTATTCTCTCGATTTCACTCTGTTCCCCTGAAGCAGCACTCAGTGGTCCCCGATCAGTCTCTCCCGCCTGCACCCGCGCCTCCCCATCCACCGCATTTttcccccaagaggcatccgtgCATAAATAACCcaataattcagaaaatgctgGCCAATTTGTTCCCAGAATTaacggatgccggaggtgcgaattaactgccacctcaacactatgTTTTTGTCCCCGGAATTGAATAATGACTGACACTACAGGATATTCCATtatatccccgtgcacacaccgcaCCTTAACCACGCGgcttgtatccaatgccccggatgaaatcaggctttgatggatcgaggtttggttacatcctgaatccaccaaagcctgataggtacccccttgatactcacaggtatttggtaccagccagcttgaccgggggcaGCCTGCGGGGCGTCCGGGACCCGAACCATTGTCCCAACCTCCATCACCGGGCATTTATCTATGAAAtgctccgggtccccgcaacgccaacaggccggcccagacctcccCGCCGCCCCAGTGGCAGGGGGTGGGGTAAATGATTGGCGTGGAGAAAGCGGAGAAACAGGAGTGGGATCCCGTCCCGTGGAAACCAGTCCCGCCCTCCTGGGCGGGGCACGTGGAGTCCCGGACTGGCTCTGGTCAAACCCGCCCCGCCCCCGGGGCGGGACACGCGGATATCCAGGCGGCCGTGACCTGGGTAAAGGGACAGGATGAGAGAGAGGGACAGAAGatggagagggagagagagaagcagATGGGAGGGGTTCGCCGACCCCGGGGCACGCCACCATATGGTCCTCCGCGAGATGGATGGCcgagtccagcgacgtggggcggtggcactggacccactcggctgtCTTCTTCGGTAGCCGAGTGATAAACTGCTCCAGCACCACTCGATCGACGATCTTCtccacgtcgcttccctcagccaacagccatttgcggcaggagtcccggagctgttgggccatcacGAAGGGTCGGCCGGACTCAGCCAGCTCGAGCGAGCGGAAACGCTGTCGGTGTTCCTCAGGGCTCCGGCCGACCCGCTGGAGGATGGCCCTCTTCAGGTCGTCGAAGACCAGGAGATTCTGGACCGGAAGCTGCTGTGCCGCTATCTGGGACTCCCCGGAGAGCAGCGGGACCAGGCGCATCGGCCACTGGTCCCGCGGCCAGCCTGACAGCTCGGCCGTCTTTTCAAAAAGGTCCAGGAATGCCTCCGGGTCGTCCGCAGATCCCATTTTGTTGAATGGCAGGTGGGCGGGCACAGCGCGATGTTCCGTGGCTTCCGGTcgaacctcccggtcaatccagctccggaacctctcgcggtcctcctgctgggctTGGACGATGACTTGAAAAGATCTTTCCTGATCTCTCCGCAAGTCCAGCAGGGCCTGATGTTGTTCCTGTTGTAGGCCCGCGAGGCTGCTGATAATCTCCGCAAATGGCGTTCCGGAGGACGATTGCATGGCGGCGGCTTTCCTCtcccttcccgggtttcggcaccagtgtaacaaAGTTCAAtgtcaggaaggaagaggacagggtcagcTTGACTACCGACTGCTTTATTTGgttttcaaaaataacaaaaacaggtGTGCAGACAGGCACAAAACGGTCCAATACAAACATAAGCAACTCCAGCCAACAATTCCAGCATCCAGAGGGTAAGCAGTcagtagtccttctctctctctctcactcctgtttctcctggcgttatatactctctccacgccaattactgaaacaagaaacaggtgttcgtcatttgcatttaacccACTCACTCAACCGCTCGTCTCCTgcctctctctcccgctgcagacttcgctgaaccacgcccccctcgccacaaatGGTGTAtagaatttattttgaaaaaaaattcactcagaaattgctagttaATTTTCTTGCAAAACGTACTccaataatttttgttttatttatatttcttgtCACACATCTTATTttcagaaatgtattttgttttaaacaggAAAAGTTTTTAGCCTTACTATTAAGCCagtgattcattaaaaaaagctCCCTGTCATGAGACGGGTTAACAATGTAATACATTATCTCAGTAACAAGCACTTTGTGTGCTCATTAAACCTCCTCTTTTTCTTgtaaagataaattaaattgcaCAGTCACAAAAATCTGTAAATGaagaataatacatttttaggcATTATTTCTTTATCTGCTGTAACATAATTAATCAAACCCCTTCATACTGACATGGAGAATaggaacattttaaatgtattgcttGCCTTCTTATGTGTTGCCTAAAACATAAGACATGTCTATTTATGCAGAGAGATACCAGTGAGGACCAAGACCCCATCTGAACTATGTGCTGTTTGCTTTAATCTTTTCTTTCTCAAGGAACAAACTTTGCATGTTAGCAGGAGTTGAGACACCCAGACAACAAGCAGCAAAACAGCACTGGCAGGCAGAGCAGAAAATCCCATTAAAAAGGGTCCACTGATAAGGCGATCACAGTTTGCTCAAAGTGGCTCAGAATTTCACACCTCACTATTGCTTCTACCCACAGCAAGACCACTGTGGCATAGACACATTTGAGGCTAGTTATGAGGAAGGAATGTTGCTGTCATGAAGTTAATGATCAACAAAATGGGTTTGATATTAGAAAGTCTATAGACGGTTCTGTGATTTGTTGGACTGCCTGAATTTGAACTTTTTTGCAGGTGGGGTTCTTTTCCATATTAagactgattaaaaaaaacaccctcTTAAATGAGGCAAAAATTGTACTGAGGGTGCTAGTATAAGCAGAAAATATCCCTACAGCTGTAACAAAAGTTAAAAGGGTTTCAGAACATACAGTTTAATGTAAGTTGGTGTTGGTATTACCTGATGTAATATGACCCAACACAACCCCAGTTATAAATGAACACACTGGGATTCTGAGTAAAGGGAGGTATCTTACTCATTCTGCAGTGGGAGgcagtaaaatgactcaaactAGCTGCAGCAGAACTGAAATATGAAAATCAAAACAACTGAGACAggtatttttacagaaaaaagtaCACACTGTGGTATCTGTCAAGATTTATAAGCAGCAATAAAACACACAAGACAGGAGTAGCAAACTTCATCCATTTTGTTTACTCATTCAATTGACCCTTTGTCTGGaatttgattgacaagcgatctaaccaatcataatgccgaatccgacattttgtctgacaaagcggtcaggagttagaagattaaccaaGGTGGACTTGAAATTGAATTGTGTTCTGCCGTCTTTtcgcatttgaaacaacattctttctcatgtccattcatgtttatttgatgctactGTAACTGTCTAGTCAGATTAGATAAgtaaattttatgttttatggttATGTGGCATTTTAATTGTATCTGTATGTCATTTAATGCCCAAAGCAACCATTCTCTTGCTTTTATTtgaatgtaattcatttttactatgtcaaatgattaaatgatcTGTTAAAGGCCCTCTGAAGTGTCTTGGAAcgtgcagcattattcaatgtgttgatgtAATTTCAACTCAGTAAACTCAGTAAAACCTCTGTTTCCTTTTAATATCTAACCGTTTATCCCCTTAATCTCCtctatatcactttaaaatacagcattctgtgcagaatttaaaTGGGTCCTATACCTTTCACGGTCTGAGCCGATTCGCGGATATGATCTGCTCTGTGCTCTCATGTCCCTGGGCCAGAGCAGACTGTGCTCGCGCTGCGTCGGTTCACATTATACTAATGCGAAAAGGACTTCATTCACGTTAATGgaatgcatatttacactgtctgaatcgttccctatactctagtgcactatgtgccattcaccaaccatgtgcaaactagtaaatgtgtgcgaacaaatgaccgatttcaacCGCAGCTTCAGTGTCTGTTGATAGTGTAGGGGGCGGGACATCAGATTCTAgaaagcatttgattggacagaagattggATGAGACGCTGAAGtgtgatgtgatgtcatgaaaatccgtgatccattttagcggaagtAAGAGACtgagttttgaatgcttatatctcctaaatgcgaattttgtcattgttttggaacacaccagcttattcataatattaaaggagccctagaattaaaattgaatttaccttggcatagttaaatagcaagagttcagtacatggaaatgacatacagtgagtctcaaactccattgtttcctccttcttatataaatctcatttgtttaaaagacctccaacgaacaggcgaatctcaacataacactgactgttacgtaacagtcgggatcattaatatgtacgcccccaatatttgcatataccagcccatgttcaagcattagacaagggcagcacatctggatgtgcacagctgaatcatcagactaggtaagcaaccaaggacaacagtgaaaaatggcagatggagcaataataactgacatgatccatgatatcatgatatttttagtgatatttgtgaattgtctttctaaatgtttcgttagtatgttgctaatgtactgttaaatgtggttaaagttaccatcgtttattactgtattcatggagacaagactgtcgttattttaattttttaaacacttgcagtctgtataattcataaacacaacttcattctttataaatctctctaacagtgtgtaatgttagctttagccacggagcacaaactcattcagaatcaaacgtaaacatccaaataaatactatacttacgcgattagacatgttgcatgacgaaaactttgtaaagaacaattttgagggttatattagctgtgtaaaccttgtttatgcactgttaaaggcaagcgcaagctccgtgggcagggagagtgagcatttaaaggggccgcagcctaaatcggctca is a genomic window of Chanodichthys erythropterus isolate Z2021 chromosome 14, ASM2448905v1, whole genome shotgun sequence containing:
- the LOC137035738 gene encoding zinc finger and SCAN domain-containing protein 1-like, with the protein product MQSSSGTPFAEIISSLAGLQQEQHQALLDLRRDQERSFQVIVQAQQEDRERFRSWIDREVRPEATEHRAVPAHLPFNKMGSADDPEAFLDLFEKTAELSGWPRDQWPMRLVPLLSGESQIAAQQLPVQNLLVFDDLKRAILQRVGRSPEEHRQRFRSLELAESGRPFVMAQQLRDSCRKWLLAEGSDVEKIVDRVVLEQFITRLPKKTAEWVQCHRPTSLDSAIHLAEDHMVACPGVGEPLPSASLSPSPSSVPLSHPVPLPRSRPPGYPRVPPRGRGGFDQSQSGTPRAPPRRAGLVSTGRDPTPVSPLSPRQSFTPPPATGAAGRSGPACWRCGDPEHFIDKCPVMEVGTMVRVPDAPQAAPGQAGWYQIP